A single window of Streptomyces xanthii DNA harbors:
- a CDS encoding FtsB family cell division protein, producing the protein MPGKLRDRGQFDSARFSTATRLRALGEQTAERVYRSQSKRQARRSRLTGRAALLALVLCTLVVALAYPIRQYVSQRGEIADLRRTQQEAKERVDRLRDEKARWQDDAYAEQRIRERLHLVLPGETGYIVPDPRSTTTGRAEQGEADRPWYSNVWDGVDKADR; encoded by the coding sequence ATGCCGGGAAAGCTCCGCGACAGGGGCCAGTTCGACTCGGCCCGCTTCTCCACGGCCACCCGCCTGCGGGCGCTCGGCGAGCAGACCGCCGAGCGCGTGTACCGCTCGCAGAGCAAGCGGCAGGCCCGCCGCTCCCGGCTCACCGGCCGCGCGGCGCTGCTCGCCCTCGTCCTGTGCACCCTGGTCGTCGCGCTCGCGTACCCGATAAGGCAGTACGTGTCCCAGCGCGGCGAGATCGCCGACCTGCGGCGCACGCAGCAGGAGGCGAAGGAGCGGGTGGACCGGCTGCGCGACGAGAAGGCGCGCTGGCAGGACGACGCGTACGCGGAGCAGCGGATCCGCGAGCGCCTGCACCTGGTGCTGCCCGGCGAGACCGGCTACATCGTGCCCGACCCGCGCTCCACCACCACCGGCCGCGCCGAACAGGGCGAGGCCGACCGCCCCTGGTACTCGAACGTCTGGGACGGCGTCGACAAGGCCGACCGCTGA
- a CDS encoding DUF501 domain-containing protein, which produces METPPPQTEPTTPTDADIHAFQEQLGRPPRGLRAIAHRCPCGNPDVVETAPRLEDGTPFPTTYYLTCPRAASAIGTLEANGVMKEMTERLKTDPELAEKYRAAHEDYIARRDAIEVLEGFPSAGGMPDRVKCLHVLVGHSLVAGPGVNPLGDEAIAMLPEWWRKGPCVTPCAPAQEDGWTVDGDADGHFAFKPLDEEDAK; this is translated from the coding sequence ATGGAAACGCCTCCGCCGCAGACCGAGCCCACCACGCCCACGGACGCCGACATCCACGCGTTCCAGGAGCAGCTGGGCCGCCCGCCGCGCGGTCTGCGGGCCATCGCGCACCGCTGCCCGTGCGGCAACCCGGACGTGGTCGAGACGGCCCCGCGCCTGGAGGACGGCACACCGTTCCCCACGACGTACTACCTGACGTGCCCGCGCGCCGCGTCCGCCATCGGCACCCTCGAGGCCAACGGCGTGATGAAGGAGATGACGGAGCGGCTCAAGACCGATCCGGAGCTCGCGGAGAAGTACCGCGCCGCGCACGAGGACTACATCGCGCGCCGTGACGCCATCGAGGTCCTGGAGGGCTTCCCGAGCGCCGGCGGCATGCCCGACCGCGTGAAGTGCCTGCACGTGCTCGTCGGCCACTCGCTGGTCGCGGGCCCCGGCGTGAACCCGCTGGGCGACGAGGCCATCGCGATGCTGCCCGAGTGGTGGCGCAAGGGCCCCTGCGTGACGCCGTGCGCGCCCGCGCAGGAGGACGGCTGGACCGTCGACGGCGACGCCGACGGCCACTTCGCCTTCAAGCCGCTCGACGAGGAGGACGCCAAGTGA
- a CDS encoding Ppx/GppA phosphatase family protein: MTRVAAIDCGTNSIRLLVADANPETGEIVDLDRRMTIVRLGQGVDRTGRLAPEALERTFAACREYAGIIKKHGAEKLRFVATSASRDAENRDDFVRGVVDILGVEPEVITGDEEAQLSFTGATKELTGRADLDRPYLVVDIGGGSTEFVVGDDAVRGARSVDIGCVRMTERHLVGPDGTVTDPPSPAQIEAIREDIAAALDLVAGTVPIDEAGTLVGLAGSVTTVAALALGLSEYDWTAIHHARISYERVAELTDWLLTSTHDQRALKPVIHPGRVDVIASGALVLRLIMEHVGAREVVVSEHDILDGIAWSVA; the protein is encoded by the coding sequence GTGACCCGCGTCGCCGCCATCGACTGCGGTACGAACTCGATCCGCCTGCTCGTCGCGGACGCGAACCCGGAGACGGGCGAGATCGTCGACCTGGACCGCCGGATGACGATCGTGCGGCTCGGCCAGGGCGTCGACCGCACCGGCCGGCTCGCCCCCGAGGCGCTGGAGCGGACCTTCGCCGCGTGCCGCGAGTACGCCGGGATCATCAAGAAGCACGGGGCCGAGAAGCTGCGCTTCGTGGCGACCTCCGCCTCGCGCGACGCCGAGAACCGGGACGACTTCGTCCGGGGCGTCGTCGACATCCTGGGCGTCGAGCCCGAGGTCATCACCGGTGACGAGGAGGCGCAGCTCTCCTTCACGGGTGCGACGAAGGAGCTCACCGGCCGCGCCGACCTGGACCGGCCGTACCTGGTCGTGGACATCGGCGGCGGCTCCACCGAGTTCGTCGTGGGCGACGACGCGGTGCGCGGCGCGCGCTCCGTGGACATCGGCTGCGTGCGGATGACCGAGCGTCATCTCGTCGGCCCGGACGGCACGGTGACGGACCCGCCCTCGCCGGCCCAGATCGAGGCGATCCGCGAGGACATCGCGGCGGCCCTGGACCTGGTGGCGGGCACGGTCCCGATCGACGAGGCGGGCACGCTGGTCGGCCTCGCAGGTTCGGTGACGACGGTGGCCGCGCTGGCGCTCGGCCTGAGCGAGTACGACTGGACGGCGATCCACCACGCGCGGATCTCCTACGAGCGGGTCGCCGAGCTGACCGACTGGCTGCTGACGTCGACGCACGACCAGCGCGCCCTGAAGCCGGTCATCCACCCGGGACGGGTCGACGTCATCGCCTCCGGCGCCCTCGTGCTGCGGCTGATCATGGAGCACGTCGGGGCCCGCGAGGTCGTCGTCTCGGAGCACGACATTCTGGACGGTATCGCCTGGAGCGTGGCCTGA
- a CDS encoding NAD(P)/FAD-dependent oxidoreductase, whose protein sequence is MSTTERPRILIVGGGYVGLYAARRILKKMRYAEATVTVVDPRSYMTYQPFLPETAAGSISPRNVVVPLRRAVPGAEILTGRVTNIDQDRKVATVSPLVGEAYEVPFDYLVIALGAVSRTFPTPGLAEQGIGMKGVEEAIGLRNHVLEQLDKAESTTDEEIRRKALTFVFVGGGFAGAETIGEVEDLARDAAKFYKNVKREDMRFVLVDAADKVLPEVGPELGTYGRKHLESRGIEVYLKTTMPSCVDGHVVLSNGLEVDANTIVWTAGVKPNPALARFGLPLGPRGHVDTQATLQVQGSDYIWAAGDNAQVPDLVGRKAGNENAWCPPNAQHAMRQAKVLGDNVVSGMRGFPQKEYSHSNKGAVAGLGLHKGVAMIVMGKMKIKLKGRLAWYMHRGYHGLAMPTWNRKIRVIAEWTINMFQKRDITALGALETPREEFYEAAKPAPAPAKAEEKKVEEKAKAS, encoded by the coding sequence ATGAGCACCACGGAGCGTCCCAGGATCCTCATTGTCGGGGGTGGGTACGTAGGCCTGTACGCAGCGCGTCGCATCCTCAAGAAGATGCGATACGCGGAAGCGACCGTCACGGTCGTCGACCCGCGCTCGTACATGACGTACCAGCCCTTCCTCCCCGAGACCGCCGCCGGCAGCATCTCGCCGCGCAACGTCGTCGTCCCGCTGCGACGCGCTGTGCCGGGCGCCGAGATTCTCACCGGCCGCGTGACCAACATCGACCAGGACCGCAAGGTCGCCACGGTCTCGCCGCTCGTCGGCGAGGCGTACGAGGTGCCCTTCGACTACCTGGTGATCGCGCTCGGCGCCGTCTCCCGCACCTTCCCGACCCCCGGCCTCGCCGAGCAGGGCATCGGCATGAAGGGCGTCGAGGAGGCCATCGGCCTGCGCAACCACGTGCTCGAGCAGCTCGACAAGGCCGAGTCCACGACGGACGAGGAGATCCGCCGCAAGGCGCTCACCTTCGTCTTCGTCGGCGGTGGCTTCGCGGGCGCCGAGACCATCGGTGAGGTCGAGGACCTGGCGCGCGACGCCGCCAAGTTCTACAAGAACGTGAAGCGCGAGGACATGCGCTTCGTGCTCGTCGACGCCGCCGACAAGGTGCTGCCGGAGGTGGGCCCGGAGCTGGGCACCTACGGTCGCAAGCACCTGGAGTCCCGCGGTATCGAGGTCTACCTGAAGACCACCATGCCCTCCTGCGTCGACGGCCACGTCGTGCTGAGCAACGGCCTCGAGGTCGATGCCAACACGATCGTGTGGACCGCCGGTGTGAAGCCGAACCCGGCGCTGGCCCGCTTCGGCCTCCCGCTCGGCCCCCGCGGCCACGTCGACACCCAGGCGACCCTCCAGGTCCAGGGCAGCGACTACATCTGGGCCGCGGGCGACAACGCCCAGGTGCCCGACCTCGTCGGCCGCAAGGCGGGCAACGAGAACGCCTGGTGCCCGCCGAACGCGCAGCACGCCATGCGCCAGGCCAAGGTCCTCGGCGACAACGTGGTCTCCGGCATGCGGGGCTTCCCGCAGAAGGAGTACAGCCACAGCAACAAGGGCGCCGTCGCGGGTCTCGGCCTGCACAAGGGCGTCGCGATGATCGTCATGGGCAAGATGAAGATCAAGCTCAAGGGCCGTCTCGCCTGGTACATGCACCGTGGCTACCACGGTCTGGCCATGCCGACCTGGAACCGCAAGATCCGTGTGATCGCCGAGTGGACGATCAACATGTTCCAGAAGCGCGACATCACCGCCCTGGGCGCCCTCGAGACCCCGCGCGAGGAGTTCTACGAGGCCGCCAAGCCGGCCCCGGCTCCCGCCAAGGCCGAGGAGAAGAAGGTCGAGGAGAAGGCCAAGGCCTCCTGA
- a CDS encoding SAM-dependent methyltransferase has translation MQDAAQRLKNLAEKLFGAELPVRLRAWDGSEAGPPDAPALVVRHRRALRRLLWKPGELGLARAWVAGDLDVEGDLYELLDALSDLIWERPEDERRGLAESLKDPSVRSAVAELVKLAGPFPPPAPPAEEMRRTGRLHRHTKGSDKKAISHHYDVGNDFYSLVLGPSMVYSCAYWESPDATLEDAQRDKLELVSRKLGLKPGMRLLDVGCGWGSMAIHAAREHGVTVVGVTLSQEQAAFARKRVADEGLTDRVEIRVQDYRDVRDGPYDAISSVGMAEHVGAERYLEYAQDLYALLKPGGRLLNHQIARRPQLDESAYSVDEFIDAYVFPDGELAPVGSTTGILERAGFEVRDIEAIREHYALTLRQWVRNLEARWPEAQRLVSPGRARIWRLYMAACALSFERNRIGVNQILAVRTPDAGASGMPLRARTWN, from the coding sequence ATGCAGGACGCCGCACAGCGGCTGAAGAACCTCGCCGAAAAGCTCTTCGGCGCCGAACTCCCGGTGCGGCTGCGCGCCTGGGACGGGTCGGAAGCCGGGCCCCCGGACGCCCCCGCCCTCGTCGTCCGCCACCGCCGCGCCCTGCGCCGCCTGCTGTGGAAGCCGGGCGAGCTGGGCCTCGCCCGCGCCTGGGTGGCCGGCGACCTCGACGTCGAGGGCGACCTCTACGAGCTGCTCGACGCCCTGTCCGACCTCATCTGGGAGCGCCCCGAGGACGAGCGCCGCGGCCTCGCCGAGTCCCTGAAGGACCCCTCCGTGCGCTCCGCCGTCGCCGAGCTCGTCAAGCTCGCCGGACCGTTCCCGCCGCCCGCGCCGCCCGCCGAGGAGATGCGCCGCACCGGCCGCCTGCACCGGCACACCAAGGGCAGCGACAAGAAGGCCATCAGCCACCACTACGACGTCGGCAACGACTTCTACTCCCTCGTCCTCGGCCCCTCGATGGTCTACTCCTGCGCCTACTGGGAGAGCCCGGACGCCACCCTCGAGGACGCCCAGCGCGACAAGCTCGAACTCGTCTCCCGCAAGCTGGGCCTGAAGCCCGGCATGCGGCTGCTCGACGTGGGCTGCGGCTGGGGCTCCATGGCGATCCACGCCGCCCGCGAGCACGGCGTCACCGTCGTCGGCGTCACCCTCTCCCAGGAGCAGGCCGCCTTCGCCCGCAAGCGCGTCGCCGACGAGGGCCTCACCGACCGCGTCGAGATCCGCGTCCAGGACTACCGCGACGTGCGCGACGGCCCGTACGACGCCATCTCCTCCGTCGGCATGGCCGAGCACGTCGGCGCCGAGCGCTATCTGGAGTACGCCCAGGACCTGTACGCCCTGCTCAAGCCCGGCGGGCGGCTGCTCAACCACCAGATCGCGCGCAGACCCCAGCTCGACGAATCGGCGTACTCCGTCGACGAGTTCATCGACGCCTACGTCTTCCCCGACGGGGAACTCGCCCCGGTCGGCTCCACCACCGGCATCCTGGAGCGCGCCGGGTTCGAGGTGCGCGACATCGAGGCCATCCGCGAGCACTACGCCCTCACGCTGCGCCAGTGGGTGCGCAACCTGGAGGCCCGCTGGCCCGAGGCCCAGAGGCTGGTCAGCCCCGGCCGCGCCCGCATCTGGCGCCTCTACATGGCGGCGTGCGCCCTGAGCTTCGAGCGCAACCGCATCGGCGTCAACCAGATCCTCGCCGTGAGGACCCCGGACGCCGGGGCGTCGGGGATGCCCTTGCGGGCCCGCACCTGGAACTAG
- a CDS encoding ABC transporter permease, protein MFRTSLRSVLAHKARLMMTVLAVMLGVAFVSGTLVFTNTISGALEKSSAKGFDHVDVALTPGATAAEGDKVSKEVKLTDATLKKAERVPGAASAYGVVSGYAAVADQDGKLVGNGFSTQGGNYWGDDDSRYPFTSGRAPHGANQVALDAETAKRAGYKVGDQVRMSVDGPVLTPTLTGVFTTDDGNVAAGGSLALFDTATAQQLFHKPGAYDEIDVKAAAGTGQDQLKRNLDKALDGAAVHTDTARQLADDQAEAISSSMGSMKNMLLVFAGIALFVGIFIIANTFTMLVAQRTKELALLRAVGASRRQVTRSVLIEAFFVGAAAAVTGLVVGIGIGAGMRSLMGRTGAIIPDGPLVVSVGTVVASLLVGVVITMLAAWLPGRRAAKIPPVAAMSAVHAAPTAKSLVLRNTLGALVSAAGVTAVLAATTMSGDSGQLPMGAGAALLVIGVFILTPLLSRPLIAAAAPVLRVFGISGKLARLNSVRNPRRTAATASALMIGLTLITGLTVIAGSVQSAIDKMAADSLKADYVVSMANGNYLSPDVLKTLRKTDGVTATSGLSNSPSRIDGTTEYLTGVDGRTITRLADLPVDEGRFRVGGTNVVVDDDTAKDHGWKAGSTFSVAYEDGKKQRLTVAGVYEGNQMIRGIMLDAPTLNPHMSDGASDMQVMLKTSGGPSDATKDKLTKALGENPAVKIQDRQDLSNEIAQMFTLMLNMLYGLLAMAVIVAVLGVINTLAMSVFERQQEIGMLRAIGIDRKGIKRMVRLESLVISLFGGVLGIGLGVFFGWAAGQLIGNSMSTYALVLPWGRMGIFLALAAVVGILAALWPARRAARLNMLTAIKSE, encoded by the coding sequence ATGTTCCGTACAAGCCTGCGCAGCGTGCTCGCGCACAAGGCCCGCCTGATGATGACCGTGCTGGCCGTCATGCTCGGCGTCGCCTTCGTCTCCGGCACCCTCGTCTTCACCAACACCATCTCCGGCGCCCTGGAGAAGAGTTCCGCCAAGGGCTTCGACCACGTCGACGTGGCCCTCACCCCCGGCGCGACCGCCGCCGAGGGCGACAAGGTCAGCAAGGAGGTGAAGCTCACCGACGCCACGCTGAAGAAGGCCGAGCGGGTGCCGGGCGCCGCCTCCGCGTACGGCGTGGTCAGCGGGTACGCGGCCGTCGCCGACCAGGACGGCAAGCTCGTCGGCAACGGCTTCTCCACCCAGGGCGGCAACTACTGGGGCGACGACGACTCCCGGTACCCCTTCACGTCCGGCAGGGCCCCGCACGGCGCGAACCAGGTCGCCCTCGACGCCGAGACCGCGAAGCGCGCCGGCTACAAGGTCGGCGACCAGGTCCGCATGTCCGTCGACGGCCCCGTCCTGACCCCGACCCTGACCGGCGTCTTCACCACCGACGACGGGAACGTCGCGGCCGGCGGCTCGCTCGCCCTGTTCGACACGGCGACCGCGCAGCAGCTGTTCCACAAGCCGGGCGCGTACGACGAGATCGACGTGAAGGCCGCCGCGGGCACGGGCCAGGACCAGCTGAAGCGGAACCTCGACAAGGCGCTGGACGGCGCCGCCGTGCACACCGACACGGCGCGGCAGCTCGCCGACGACCAGGCCGAGGCCATCTCCTCGTCGATGGGCTCGATGAAGAACATGCTGCTGGTGTTCGCGGGCATCGCGCTGTTCGTCGGCATCTTCATCATCGCCAACACGTTCACGATGCTGGTCGCCCAGCGCACCAAGGAGCTGGCGCTGCTGCGCGCGGTCGGTGCCTCGCGCCGGCAGGTGACGCGCTCGGTGCTGATCGAGGCGTTCTTCGTGGGCGCGGCCGCCGCGGTGACCGGTCTCGTCGTGGGCATCGGCATCGGCGCGGGCATGCGCTCCCTCATGGGCAGGACCGGGGCGATCATCCCGGACGGCCCGCTGGTCGTGTCCGTCGGCACGGTCGTCGCGTCGCTGCTCGTCGGTGTCGTGATCACGATGCTGGCCGCGTGGCTGCCGGGCCGCCGCGCCGCGAAGATCCCGCCGGTCGCGGCGATGAGCGCGGTGCACGCCGCCCCGACCGCCAAGTCCCTGGTCCTGCGCAACACGCTGGGCGCGCTCGTCTCCGCCGCCGGTGTCACGGCCGTGCTGGCCGCGACGACGATGAGCGGCGACTCCGGTCAGCTGCCGATGGGCGCGGGCGCCGCGCTCCTGGTCATCGGCGTCTTCATCCTGACTCCGCTGCTGTCCCGTCCGTTGATCGCGGCTGCGGCCCCGGTGCTGCGCGTGTTCGGCATCTCCGGGAAGCTGGCCCGCCTCAACTCGGTGCGCAACCCGCGCCGTACGGCCGCGACCGCCTCGGCGCTGATGATCGGGCTGACTCTGATCACGGGCCTCACCGTCATCGCGGGCAGCGTCCAGTCGGCGATCGACAAGATGGCCGCGGACTCCCTGAAGGCCGACTACGTCGTCTCCATGGCGAACGGGAACTACCTGTCCCCCGATGTCCTGAAGACGCTGCGGAAGACCGACGGCGTCACCGCGACCAGCGGTCTGTCCAACTCCCCGTCCCGCATCGACGGCACCACCGAGTACCTGACCGGCGTCGACGGCCGCACGATCACGCGCCTGGCGGACCTGCCCGTGGACGAGGGCCGGTTCCGGGTCGGCGGCACGAACGTCGTCGTCGACGACGACACGGCGAAGGACCACGGCTGGAAGGCCGGCTCGACGTTCTCCGTCGCCTACGAGGACGGCAAGAAGCAGCGCCTGACCGTCGCCGGGGTCTACGAGGGCAACCAGATGATCCGGGGCATCATGCTCGACGCCCCGACGCTGAACCCGCACATGAGCGACGGCGCCTCGGACATGCAGGTGATGCTGAAGACGTCCGGCGGCCCGTCCGACGCCACCAAGGACAAGCTGACGAAGGCGCTCGGCGAGAACCCGGCGGTGAAGATCCAGGACCGCCAGGACCTGTCCAACGAGATCGCCCAGATGTTCACGCTGATGCTGAACATGCTCTACGGGCTGCTCGCGATGGCGGTCATCGTCGCCGTCCTCGGTGTCATCAACACCCTCGCCATGTCGGTCTTCGAGCGTCAGCAGGAGATCGGGATGCTCCGCGCGATCGGCATCGACCGCAAGGGCATCAAGCGCATGGTCCGCCTGGAGTCCCTGGTGATCTCCCTGTTCGGCGGTGTGCTCGGCATCGGCCTGGGCGTGTTCTTCGGCTGGGCGGCCGGACAGCTGATCGGCAACAGCATGTCGACGTACGCGCTGGTGCTGCCCTGGGGCCGGATGGGGATCTTCCTCGCCCTGGCCGCGGTGGTCGGCATCCTCGCGGCCCTGTGGCCGGCCCGCCGCGCCGCCCGTCTGAACATGCTGACGGCCATCAAGTCGGAGTAG
- a CDS encoding ABC transporter ATP-binding protein, with protein MTTTPLADRTVTAAARATDLSKVYGQGETRVVALDQVSVDFRRAEFTAIMGPSGSGKSTLMHCVAGLDTFSSGSVRIGDTELGSLKDKQLTKLRRDKIGFIFQAFNLLPTLTALENITLPMDIAGRKPDKAWLENVIQMVGLSDRLGHRPAQLSGGQQQRVAVARALASKPDIVFGDEPTGNLDSRSGAEVLGFLRNSVRELGQTVVMVTHDPVAAAYADRVIFLADGRIVDEMTAPTADTVLDRMRSLPGGNPRTPGFDAKSRTS; from the coding sequence GTGACCACCACCCCTCTCGCCGACCGGACCGTGACAGCGGCCGCCCGCGCCACGGATCTGAGCAAGGTCTACGGACAGGGCGAGACCCGGGTGGTCGCGCTCGACCAGGTCTCCGTCGACTTCCGGCGGGCCGAGTTCACCGCGATCATGGGCCCGTCCGGCTCCGGCAAGTCGACGCTGATGCACTGTGTCGCCGGCCTGGACACCTTCTCGTCCGGCTCGGTCCGCATCGGCGACACCGAGCTCGGCTCCCTCAAGGACAAGCAGCTCACCAAGCTGCGCCGGGACAAGATCGGCTTCATCTTCCAGGCGTTCAACCTGCTGCCGACGCTGACGGCGCTGGAGAACATCACGCTCCCCATGGACATCGCGGGCCGCAAGCCCGACAAGGCGTGGCTGGAGAACGTGATCCAGATGGTGGGCCTGTCCGACCGCCTCGGGCACCGGCCCGCGCAGCTCTCCGGCGGCCAGCAGCAGCGCGTCGCCGTGGCCCGCGCGCTCGCCTCCAAGCCCGACATCGTCTTCGGCGACGAGCCCACCGGAAACCTCGACTCGCGCTCCGGCGCGGAGGTGCTCGGCTTCCTGCGCAACTCGGTGCGCGAGCTCGGCCAGACCGTCGTCATGGTCACCCACGACCCGGTCGCCGCGGCGTACGCGGACCGCGTGATCTTCCTGGCCGACGGCCGCATCGTCGACGAGATGACCGCCCCGACCGCCGACACGGTCCTGGACCGCATGCGCAGTCTTCCCGGGGGAAACCCCCGGACCCCCGGCTTCGACGCCAAGAGCCGCACCAGCTGA
- a CDS encoding Bax inhibitor-1/YccA family protein, which yields MRSSNPVFSRRGFSRDNGYAQFDARQSQAGGPAVGTQANPYGQAPAGNPYAQNPYAQQDLQYGAPQAPATTGRMTMDDVIVRTATTLGTLIVTAALAWALLPVDDAHIGKSYGIAIGAGLVAMVLGFVQAFKRKASPPIILAYAALEGVFLGVVSSVVDNRIADGAAMQAVIGTMSVFAAVLIAYKAGWIRVNRRFYGFVMAAAMGFILLMAVNLLFAVFGGGDGLGFRSGGLGILFGIVGILLGACFLALDFKQVEDGIAYGAPKEEAWLAAFGLTMTLVWIYMEFLRLISILQGND from the coding sequence ATGAGGAGCAGCAACCCGGTCTTCTCGCGACGGGGGTTCAGCCGCGACAACGGCTATGCGCAGTTCGACGCGCGTCAGTCGCAGGCCGGGGGACCCGCGGTCGGGACGCAGGCCAATCCGTACGGCCAGGCCCCCGCCGGCAACCCGTACGCGCAGAACCCCTACGCCCAGCAGGATCTGCAGTACGGCGCTCCGCAGGCGCCCGCCACCACCGGCCGTATGACGATGGACGACGTCATCGTCCGCACGGCCACCACGCTCGGCACGCTGATCGTGACCGCCGCGCTCGCCTGGGCGCTGCTGCCGGTCGACGACGCCCACATCGGCAAGTCGTACGGCATCGCGATCGGCGCCGGCCTCGTCGCGATGGTCCTGGGCTTCGTCCAGGCCTTCAAGCGCAAGGCGTCGCCGCCGATCATCCTGGCGTACGCGGCCCTCGAGGGCGTGTTCCTCGGCGTCGTCTCCAGCGTGGTCGACAACCGCATCGCGGACGGCGCGGCCATGCAGGCCGTCATCGGCACCATGTCCGTCTTCGCGGCGGTCCTGATCGCCTACAAGGCCGGCTGGATCCGCGTGAACCGCCGCTTCTACGGCTTCGTCATGGCCGCGGCGATGGGCTTCATCCTGCTGATGGCGGTGAACCTGTTGTTCGCCGTGTTCGGCGGCGGTGACGGCCTCGGCTTCCGCAGCGGTGGCCTCGGCATCCTGTTCGGCATCGTCGGCATCCTGCTCGGCGCGTGCTTCCTGGCCCTGGACTTCAAGCAGGTCGAGGACGGGATCGCGTACGGCGCGCCCAAGGAAGAGGCGTGGCTGGCCGCGTTCGGTCTGACCATGACGCTGGTCTGGATCTACATGGAGTTCCTGCGGCTCATCTCGATCCTGCAGGGCAACGACTGA
- a CDS encoding DUF4287 domain-containing protein → MSQVFSEETHRNLIARIPECTGREVADWMQTVENGPSFLRFEEKVNWLRGEHNLSHGHAKALIHEYDLRRAARRFG, encoded by the coding sequence ATGTCCCAAGTCTTCTCCGAGGAGACCCACCGCAATCTGATCGCCCGCATCCCCGAATGCACCGGTCGTGAAGTCGCCGACTGGATGCAGACCGTAGAGAACGGCCCCAGCTTCCTTCGTTTCGAAGAGAAGGTGAACTGGCTGCGCGGGGAGCACAACCTCTCCCACGGTCACGCCAAGGCGCTCATCCACGAGTACGACCTGCGGCGCGCAGCGCGCCGCTTCGGCTGA
- a CDS encoding acetyl-CoA C-acetyltransferase, which yields MPEAVIVSAARSPIGRAFKGSLKDLRPDDLTATIIQAALAKVPELDPRDIDDLMLGCGLPGGEQGNNLGRIVAVQMGMDHLPGCTITRYCSSSLQTTRMALHAIKAGEGDVFISAGVEMVSRFVKGNSDSLPDTHNPLFADAEARTAEVATQENTSWHDPREDGLVPDAYIAMGQTAENLARLKGVTREDMDAFGVRSQNRAEEAIKNGFWAREITPVTTPDGTVVSADDGPRAGVTLEGVSGLKPVFRPDGLVTAGNCCPLNDGAAALVIMSDTKARELGLTPLARVVSTGVSGLSPEIMGLGPVEASKRALKLAGLSVSDIDLFEINEAFAAQVIPSARDLGIDEDKLNVNGGAIAVGHPFGMTGARITGTLINSLQFHDKQFGLETMCVGGGQGMAMVIERLS from the coding sequence ATGCCCGAAGCAGTGATCGTCTCAGCCGCCCGCTCCCCCATCGGCCGCGCCTTCAAGGGCTCCCTCAAGGACCTGCGCCCCGACGACCTGACCGCCACGATCATCCAGGCCGCCCTCGCCAAGGTCCCCGAGCTGGACCCGCGCGACATCGACGACCTGATGCTCGGCTGCGGCCTCCCCGGCGGCGAGCAGGGCAACAACCTGGGCCGCATCGTCGCCGTCCAGATGGGCATGGACCACCTCCCGGGCTGCACCATCACCCGCTACTGCTCCAGCTCCCTGCAGACGACCCGCATGGCGCTGCACGCGATCAAGGCCGGCGAGGGCGACGTCTTCATCTCGGCCGGTGTCGAGATGGTGTCCCGCTTCGTCAAGGGCAACTCGGACTCGCTCCCGGACACGCACAACCCGCTGTTCGCCGACGCCGAGGCCCGCACCGCCGAGGTCGCCACGCAGGAGAACACCTCCTGGCACGACCCGCGCGAGGACGGCCTGGTCCCGGACGCGTACATCGCGATGGGCCAGACCGCCGAGAACCTGGCCCGCCTCAAGGGCGTGACCCGTGAGGACATGGACGCGTTCGGCGTCCGCTCGCAGAACCGCGCCGAGGAAGCCATCAAGAACGGCTTCTGGGCCCGCGAGATCACCCCGGTCACCACCCCCGACGGCACCGTCGTCTCCGCCGACGACGGCCCGCGCGCCGGCGTCACGCTGGAGGGCGTCTCGGGCCTCAAGCCCGTCTTCCGCCCCGACGGCCTGGTCACGGCCGGCAACTGCTGCCCGCTGAACGACGGCGCCGCCGCCCTCGTGATCATGTCCGACACGAAGGCCCGCGAGCTCGGCCTGACCCCGCTGGCCCGCGTCGTCTCCACCGGCGTCTCCGGCCTGTCCCCCGAGATCATGGGCCTGGGCCCGGTCGAGGCGTCCAAGCGCGCGCTCAAGCTGGCCGGCCTGTCCGTCTCGGACATCGACCTGTTCGAGATCAACGAGGCCTTCGCCGCGCAGGTCATCCCGTCCGCCCGCGACCTGGGCATCGACGAGGACAAGCTGAACGTGAACGGTGGCGCCATCGCCGTCGGCCACCCCTTCGGCATGACCGGCGCCCGCATCACCGGCACGCTGATCAACAGCCTCCAGTTCCACGACAAGCAGTTCGGCCTGGAGACGATGTGCGTGGGCGGCGGCCAGGGCATGGCCATGGTCATCGAGCGCCTGAGCTGA